A DNA window from Patagioenas fasciata isolate bPatFas1 chromosome 1, bPatFas1.hap1, whole genome shotgun sequence contains the following coding sequences:
- the DNAJB9 gene encoding dnaJ homolog subfamily B member 9 has protein sequence MATTQSVFTFALCILMIIELILATESYYDILGVPKNASDRQIKKAFHKLAMKYHPDKNKSPGAEAKFREIAEAYETLSDENKRREYDQFGRHGGQGNNGSPFHQSFNFDFDDLFKDFDLFSQNSRSKKHFENHFRSHREAHNRQRRSFQEFSFGGGLFDDVFENMEKMFSFSDFENAHRHAVRTDARFHGSSKHCRTVTQRRGNMVTTYTDCSGQ, from the exons ATGGCAACTACACAATCTGTCTTCACATTTGCTCTCTGCATTTTAATGATAATAGAATTAATACTGGCTACAGAGAGCTATTATGATATCTTAGGAGTTCCAAAAAATGCATCTGACCGCCAGATCAAGAAGGCATTTCACAAGCTGGCTATGAAGTACCACCCAGACAAAAATAAGAGTCCTGGTGCAGAAGCAAAATTCAGAGAAATTGCTGAAG CATATGAAACATTATCAGATGAGAATAAACGAAGAGAGTATGATCAGTTTGGCCGTCACGGAGGACAAGGAAATAATGGAAGCCCGTTCCATCAGTCATTTAATTTTGACTTTGATGATCTCTTCAAAGACTTTGACCTCTTTAGTCAGAACTCACGGTCCAAAAAGCACTTTGAAAATCACTTCCGAAGCCATCGGGAAGCTCACAATCGGCAAAGACGTTCTTTCCAAGAGTTCTCCTTTGGAGGTGGACTGTTTGATGATGTGtttgaaaatatggaaaaaatgttTTCGTTTAGTGACTTTGAAAATGCACACCGACATGCAGTGCGAACTGATGCCAGGTTTCATGGATCCAGCAAGCACTGTAGGACTGTCACTCAGAGACGAGGAAACATGGTTACCACATATACAGACTGTTCCGGACAAtaa